One stretch of Chryseobacterium indologenes DNA includes these proteins:
- a CDS encoding glyoxalase superfamily protein produces MKAEHIIPVLRIFDYQKTLEFYIHWLGFEIAWEHRFEENMPVYMEVKKENIILHLSEHHGDASPGSSIFIWGEGIAAYHQELIDKNYKYNRPGLEKTFYDAISFTVHDPFGNKIIFNEKFDDQKHGTLVFHSHK; encoded by the coding sequence ATGAAAGCAGAACACATTATCCCTGTACTCAGGATTTTTGATTATCAGAAAACCCTTGAATTTTACATACATTGGCTAGGCTTTGAAATAGCTTGGGAGCATCGTTTTGAAGAAAATATGCCTGTTTATATGGAAGTGAAAAAAGAAAATATTATCCTTCACTTGAGTGAACATCATGGAGATGCGAGTCCCGGAAGCAGTATTTTTATCTGGGGTGAAGGTATTGCAGCATATCATCAGGAACTCATTGATAAAAACTACAAATACAATCGGCCTGGTCTTGAAAAAACGTTCTATGATGCTATTTCTTTTACAGTACATGATCCTTTTGGAAATAAAATTATTTTCAATGAAAAGTTTGACGATCAAAAACATGGAACTTTAGTCTTTCATTCGCATAAATAA
- a CDS encoding VOC family protein, translating to MVKRIVANIKTDDLTKGNQFYQDILELDILMDHGWIQTLGTDEDAKVQISFAQQGGNETEVPDLSIEVDNVDEIYEKMKKAGFKVVYDITNEDWGVRRFFVKDPFGKVINILSHQ from the coding sequence ATGGTAAAAAGAATTGTAGCCAATATAAAAACGGATGATCTTACAAAAGGAAATCAGTTTTATCAGGATATTTTGGAACTTGATATTTTGATGGATCATGGCTGGATTCAAACATTAGGGACTGATGAAGATGCAAAAGTTCAGATCAGTTTTGCCCAGCAAGGAGGTAATGAGACAGAAGTTCCCGACCTGTCTATAGAAGTTGATAATGTGGATGAAATCTATGAGAAAATGAAAAAGGCAGGCTTTAAGGTGGTTTATGATATTACTAATGAAGATTGGGGAGTACGTCGCTTTTTTGTAAAAGATCCATTTGGAAAAGTCATTAATATTCTTTCTCATCAATAA
- a CDS encoding alpha/beta hydrolase → MEQKDLTIILVHGAWGDGSHWQYIIPSLVKAGYKVRSVQNPLTSLQNDIDKTKDLIDAQEGHALLVGHSYGGAVISGAGNHDKVVGLVYIAAFAPDAGDSLGALLGRRESPGGASIYPDSKGFLWIKYDEFQSAFCQDLDDDKALVMALSQKPIHGQCFGDEAGEPAWKTKPSWYQISSNDRMIPAETEKEMAERIQPKKIITLDAGHASLASHPDEVTQLILEAASSL, encoded by the coding sequence ATGGAACAAAAAGATTTAACCATTATTTTAGTACACGGTGCTTGGGGAGACGGATCTCATTGGCAATACATTATTCCTTCTCTGGTAAAAGCAGGATATAAAGTGAGAAGTGTTCAAAACCCTCTTACTTCATTACAGAACGATATTGATAAAACAAAAGATCTTATTGACGCTCAGGAAGGGCATGCTCTTTTAGTAGGACATTCTTATGGTGGCGCAGTTATTTCAGGAGCCGGGAACCATGATAAAGTAGTTGGATTGGTATATATTGCTGCCTTTGCACCAGATGCAGGTGATAGTTTAGGAGCTCTTTTAGGAAGAAGAGAATCTCCGGGTGGAGCAAGTATTTATCCGGATAGTAAAGGTTTTTTATGGATCAAATATGATGAATTTCAGTCAGCTTTCTGTCAGGATCTGGATGATGATAAAGCTTTGGTCATGGCATTGTCTCAAAAACCTATCCATGGACAGTGTTTCGGAGATGAAGCGGGAGAGCCGGCATGGAAAACAAAACCAAGTTGGTATCAGATTTCATCCAATGACCGTATGATTCCTGCAGAAACAGAAAAAGAAATGGCAGAACGTATTCAGCCTAAGAAAATAATTACTCTGGATGCAGGGCATGCTTCATTAGCTTCACATCCAGATGAAGTTACGCAATTGATTTTAGAAGCAGCTTCATCACTTTAA
- a CDS encoding Crp/Fnr family transcriptional regulator, whose amino-acid sequence MMTKLYEKYGELFQVDQEHFDEFYTLLKDILLLKSDFFLKQGEKCKYLGFIKKGTIRSFYINDQGREINFGFYFENEFFTDYESILCDTVSNMNIQALENCEILLLSKEHLQALYQKEAYWQKFGRMMSEKIYLDAKKRIDDLLCLSPENRYLNLLKKQPLLFQKIAQKHIASYLGVTEQSLSRIRSRIVN is encoded by the coding sequence ATGATGACAAAACTTTACGAAAAATATGGTGAACTCTTTCAGGTGGATCAGGAACATTTTGATGAATTTTATACCCTTCTTAAAGATATTTTACTTTTAAAGTCAGATTTTTTCCTCAAGCAAGGGGAAAAATGTAAATATTTGGGTTTTATCAAGAAAGGAACTATCAGAAGCTTTTATATTAACGATCAAGGCAGAGAAATCAATTTCGGATTCTATTTTGAGAATGAATTCTTTACTGATTATGAAAGCATACTTTGTGATACCGTATCCAATATGAATATCCAGGCATTAGAAAATTGTGAAATCTTACTGTTGAGCAAAGAGCATCTGCAGGCATTATATCAGAAAGAAGCGTATTGGCAGAAATTCGGAAGAATGATGAGTGAGAAGATTTATCTGGATGCCAAAAAAAGAATTGATGACCTGCTATGTCTTTCTCCGGAAAACAGATATTTAAATCTTTTAAAAAAGCAACCTCTTCTTTTTCAGAAAATTGCACAGAAACATATAGCCAGTTATCTTGGGGTGACAGAACAATCTTTGAGCCGGATCCGAAGTAGGATCGTAAATTAA
- the tpx gene encoding thiol peroxidase: MSTTITLKGNEVHTIGTLPLVGTIVKDFALVDSGLAVKTLETFEGKKKVFNIFPSIDTPTCAASSRKFNEEASKLDNTVIINVSKDLPFALGRFCAAEGLNNVETLSDFRSSFGDDYEVTITDSPLKGLLSRAVIVTDENNKVVYTEQVSEIANEPNYDAALAALNN; the protein is encoded by the coding sequence ATGTCAACGACAATCACTTTAAAAGGAAACGAAGTACACACAATAGGAACATTACCATTAGTAGGAACCATTGTTAAAGATTTTGCATTGGTAGATTCAGGATTAGCTGTAAAGACACTGGAAACATTTGAAGGAAAGAAAAAGGTATTCAATATTTTCCCAAGTATTGATACACCTACGTGTGCGGCTTCCAGTAGAAAATTCAATGAAGAAGCTTCAAAACTTGACAATACTGTAATAATCAACGTTTCTAAAGATCTTCCGTTTGCATTAGGAAGATTCTGTGCAGCAGAAGGATTGAACAACGTTGAAACCCTTTCGGATTTCAGAAGCAGCTTTGGAGATGATTATGAAGTAACAATCACAGATTCTCCATTGAAAGGTTTATTAAGCCGTGCTGTAATCGTTACAGATGAAAACAATAAAGTGGTTTACACTGAACAGGTTTCAGAAATTGCCAATGAGCCTAATTATGATGCCGCTCTTGCAGCATTAAACAATTAG